The following proteins are co-located in the Octopus sinensis linkage group LG24, ASM634580v1, whole genome shotgun sequence genome:
- the LOC115224061 gene encoding nuclear transcription factor Y subunit alpha-like: protein MSCLIAKHNNIKIGTARLGTNNYDQSNPKNPDSSQYNSNNRDGNHNTRTASNNTRHTNRSSTTPINDIHHEDDTAPTLNVIPLPTLRNNREIYHTYRNSHITSINNNNNAEHSSNNIDQNNLSNTNRDNNSISDEKTSSTSTHHSSYPHNNHTLITYPRTNNT from the coding sequence atgagctgcctcatagctaaGCATAACAATATTAAAATCGGAACAGCTAGATTAGGAACAAATAATTATGACCAATCGAACCCCAAGAATCCAGACAGTAGTCAATATAATAGCAATAATCGAGACGGCAACCATAATACCCGAACCGCTAGTAATAACACCCGTCACACCAACAGAAGCAGCACTACACCCATCAACGATATACATCATGAAGATGACACTGCTCCTACACTTAATGTAATACCTCTGCCCACTTTGAGAAATAACCGTGAAATCTATCATACCTATCGCAATAGCCATATTactagcattaataataataacaacgctGAACACAGTTCCAACAATATAGACCAAAACAACTTAAGCAACACCAATCGCGATAATAACAGTATCAGTGACGAGAAGACTAGCAGTACTTCCACCCACCACAGTAGCTACCCCCACAATAACCATACACTAATTACCTACCCTAGGACTAATAACACATGA